One stretch of Streptomyces agglomeratus DNA includes these proteins:
- a CDS encoding exodeoxyribonuclease III, whose protein sequence is MLTVTTVNVNGLRAAAKKGFVPWLAETPADVICLQEVRAEPQQLPAEVREPEGWHVVHAPAAAKGRAGVSLYTRREPERVRVGFGSTEFDGSGRYVEADLPGVTVASLYLPSGEVGTERQDEKVRFMDEFLPYLKGLKERAAADGREVLVCGDWNIAHQEADLKNWKANRKSSGFLPEEREWLTRVFAEAEYVDVVRALHPDQEGPYTWWSYRGKAFDNDSGWRIDYAVATPGLAGRAVKAYVERAAAYDLRWSDHAPVTTVFAR, encoded by the coding sequence ATGCTCACTGTGACCACCGTGAATGTTAACGGCCTGCGCGCCGCTGCCAAGAAGGGCTTCGTGCCGTGGCTGGCGGAAACCCCGGCCGATGTGATCTGCCTCCAGGAGGTGCGGGCCGAACCGCAGCAGCTCCCCGCCGAGGTCAGGGAGCCCGAGGGCTGGCACGTCGTGCACGCCCCCGCCGCCGCCAAGGGGCGGGCGGGCGTCTCCCTCTACACGCGGCGGGAGCCGGAGCGGGTACGGGTCGGATTCGGCAGCACGGAGTTCGACGGGAGCGGACGGTACGTCGAGGCGGACCTGCCGGGGGTCACGGTGGCCAGCCTGTACCTGCCCTCCGGTGAGGTCGGTACGGAGCGGCAGGACGAGAAGGTGCGGTTCATGGACGAGTTCCTGCCGTACCTGAAGGGCCTGAAGGAGCGCGCGGCGGCGGACGGGCGCGAGGTGCTGGTGTGCGGTGACTGGAACATCGCCCACCAGGAGGCCGACCTCAAGAACTGGAAGGCCAACCGGAAGTCCTCCGGGTTCCTGCCGGAGGAGCGGGAGTGGCTGACGCGGGTGTTCGCGGAGGCGGAGTACGTCGACGTGGTGCGCGCGCTGCATCCGGACCAGGAGGGCCCGTACACCTGGTGGTCCTACCGGGGGAAGGCGTTCGACAACGACTCGGGATGGCGCATCGACTACGCGGTGGCGACGCCGGGGCTGGCCGGCCGGGCGGTCAAGGCGTACGTCGAGCGGGCGGCCGCGTACGACCTGCGCTGGTCGGACCACGCGCCGGTGACGACGGTCTTCGCGCGCTGA